The genomic region TCACCTCCAGATTCATCTTACGGATGAGAAATGCATCTACAAAGCATCTGCACATCTCAGGGCTCAGAGTCTCCTTCAGCTCTGCTACTTTGCTTTTTAGTTCCTCCTTGTTGTCTTCCACATTCTTCATCAACACCCTCCAGTTTTTAAGACAAGGGCCGAGCCAAGGAAACACATTGTATATCTGTAATGGAGCACAGTAATCAAATGTTTATGTGTCAAGATAAAATACATCTTTATTATGACATATGGCAGCCGCAGATCTTAAGCTCCAGGTGATTTCAATcaatctgtgttttcatttggttTTGCATTCAGTTGTTAATCAGTTAAATTTACgtaaaaaaaatataagttCATAAATTCCAAATATTGATGTAATAGAAATAATTTTCCACATTTCTCAGAAACAATCATGCAAATATTAACTGTAAGTATAGGTATaattaatgtaataaaatggaGCTAGTTGGTAACCCTCTCAATTAATAATTCAAACTGatttatatgtaaaaaaaaaaaaaaaaaaaaggacaaatttTCTACAGGCATATATCTTTCTGAGACTctaacttttgtttggtatgcatttttaatttctcctagctatttgggatcagtaggacctgataagtatgaaaactgaacactgtcaacaataataaagtcccaatgtcctcataaataaacaagtttcaaccattgaatttgatcaggttttgaaCCTTGTCTACTTTTGTctcgggatcagctgcagactaaCCTGgcaaagatggctgccatcttgtttttacacagatcagtgtattgtgctcgtactaccactagatggcacaaaaacatGTCCACGAAAGAGAACAACAGGAGGATATGTATTCGCAACAGCAATCTCATTCATCTCTTTAGCCTGAGGTCAAACAAGTCTGTGATATGCACAGCACTGTCAAATGTCAGTGAGAGCCGCTCTGTAGTCGCCTACCTGGATGGATGCTGATCCAGTCAGACGGATAGTCTCGTGGTCTCTCTTCAACATAACTTGGAAGACAGGATCTTTGTACTCAAACCTCTTTCCAAACATGATGGCTGATATAATATTTGAAGCAGCATAGTTTATTGTGTGGGAGTTGTCGAAGGCTTTACCTGGGAGAAGAAGAGTTGAGTAGCATAGGTGTACTTAAAAACCTGTGCAGTGCTTTAGAGGAGATAATGTTACCTTCATGTTGTTCAAATTCTTCAATCAGGTAGCGACATTCCTCAATGATTTTCCCTTCACTAATCCTTTTGCCCATCCCAAAATCTCTCAGTGTGGTTAGAGCAAAACGCCTCATTTCTTTCCACGAGTCACCATTGGAAAATATTATGCCTGGAGAATAAAAGCAGGTAGGCTTGTTAGGACAAGGACAATAGCAAGTTATTAGCAAAACACTCTCAAAATACATTCTCACCATGTCCTTTGTTGAAATCATAGAATATGGGAGTGATCGCCCGGTCTCCAAATTCCTCAGCGTGGTTGATCAGAGCCTGTTTGACTGTCCTGTATCCTGCCAGGACCACCACCTTCTTCTGTCCAAAGTAGACCGTGAACACTGGTCCATATTTTTTGGACAGCTAAAAAGAGCCAGTAAAAGTGAGTCTCACAGTCCTTTAGCCTAAATGAAATGTAATCAACTGGAATTCATCGAACATTactgaaaatatttgtaaaattaagacagactagtccatacccagtgagtgcacagttgcccacatacagtttcacatggtttgtgtttgggatacaggtcataggaaattgcagattaaatagtcaactgaacccattaagaagagcattgtattcagacagagtttttgtgaggtggatagtacgattgctttattgaaagtacagtagtaccattgccaatagtgggatagctagtgggctaaaactgtacattagtagttgaggtagcatgttgaaaggcagatagttaaagtcatgttgtattgacttaaaagtggggtgcactggtagaatgactgactgactgacagaatgacacactgacagtttccgtgattatgtacagcataccaaaCCATGATTTATGACTAAACCTcacgtcaccaggctcttcatgTAAGGCGAGACCCTGGTttctattcactctgaattttgtctggattctggttccggtttAAAGAGCGGGTCTGGAAtcaaattctggcgcaccatcaatttacaataaaagaaaaaggttaacttaatagcttggggcttttcttgtaaattgtattctttaaattaaaaggtttcactgcatttttattagcttggtgcttttattttgacagaaaggcgtatccatcgaattccggatcctgtctctctcgccctggttccggttccttaccaaaacggccactaaatGGCCCCAGACtaacttagtcataccaaaaattagaaaaaaaaacaaaaacattggtccacagggggagccacagcgatcggtcgcattttagccatttttaagcatttttctgttgttatagcgccacccagttgccaattagagttacatttctccagtcaccttgaggtgtcctgttctacatatctaccaagtttagtaaaaatcgatatggcggttagccCTAggtaagaaattagctctctagcgcccccattttgtttgatggggtcaataatggaggggtcccctcagattatgtgtggtcatatgcccacaaagttgcgtggtgatgggtgaaacccttgagatgttatccacctttatgtgatgagccacgccctccgcaatattcattgccttatagaagctcagttttagtaagttttgcaacttttgccaagagggaactttagatattggtccctagattatgttcaccgagtttcatgcagatcggtcagacttcctaggaagagatcaatttgaagtgtttttcaaaaaatgagGAGAGCCATCTCTGTGCAAAgcttcatgtctctacgacatacggggcatgaaatatgcccattcaaagtttgcaatttcaatcggttgctatagcgcccccctttggccaattgatgtaatattccttcattcgcatcctcccatgaccctctaccactgtgccaaatttcacatggattgaccaagtcagtgaggagaaaaacgtggaacagacacacagacacacccacagacagagtttccgtcattatatagtaagacaaGCCATTTCTTACATTAAGAAGAGAGCTGTCGAGTCTTTTGAGATCCACATGAAGCAAGTTGCCGAGCAGGGGAAGAGGTTTAGGTCCTGGAGGCTCCCTCTTATTGTCCTGGGAGCTGAAGCAGGAGTAGAAAAGATGGAGGACCAGCAGGCCCACGATGGCCACCAACAGGGAGACTGAAGTGGAGGACTGGAAGAGATCTTCAATCATAATCCCTCTGTGTCTGACTCCTTTTAGAAAACCTTTTCACTATGAAGAGAAACATGCCTGGTTGGGTTCTAGTCTCAACCTGTTTGAAACTTTTATGTTGCCATGGGCACTTCCCTGGGAGGGGCTGTAGGCTAAGAGTACCCCACCTCCTCTTATACaggctgcaccaatcacacCATGAATCACACTGATCTCACCTCTTCAGTAGGTGTGAATGATCAGGTCAGCCAGCCACTCACAGATCTAATCAAATTGTCAGTCAGGATTAAGCAATTGAAATGCAAGGTGTGGAATATACAGGCAGGAGCAGAGTGAGAAACAAAAACCTTTTGTCACAGAGGGACACAGTATATGTAACAGCTCACAAACTGAAACCTTGTTTTAAGgctcagtgtgtaggattttggggGGTATACTGGCAAATGTAATATAATGGGCCTTAAGAGATTTTCTGTCGCGTATAATCACCTGTAAATTAGAATCGCTGTGCTTTCGTTACCTTACAATGAGTCGTCTATATCTACATGGGGAGAGGGTCCTTGTCCtcggagatcaccatgttgcaccgccatgtttctacagtagcctaagATGGACAAACCAAAATTGTCTCTGGATAgagccattcatgttttcaaattttttgcatttttacatctGCTACCATATTTTGCAGCTCCTCTGCGACAAGAGAAGAGTGTCGGAAAAACACAGATCTGTCACGTGAAAgtgtttattcagtgtttttacaggtttaaattactaggttagttagttagttagttagttagttagttatttCTTGAGAGGAACAGACCTTtacggataattcagctcccagtgaaaacctcctgaacctctggatctgaagttatcagagaaaaaggaaattTTCTCTGAGTGGTTTTCACTCTTTTGAATTCAACCTCACAGGTTTTAAGTTACAAATCTGCCGTTTATGCTGAGAGCCTTCTTTTAGATACTCACATCCTCCTCAAGAGCAGAACAATAACAGAAATTAAATCTCCACCTCGGGCATTTGTAGGTAGAAATATTACAGAAACTGGTTCAGCAGCTTGTGTGTTAATTAGCTCAACATGTTGAAATGTCACATACGCACACATGCACTGGCAAGCACCGACACACGGGCTGTGTTAATGTAAAGAAAATCGTCGTTCCTTTGTTTCTTGGCAAAATCAGCTGGGTTCCAATGGCTGTTGGTAATACAGCCTGCAGCCTGTTGAAAGGAACCATTTGCTAAATACAAGTTAGAAAGATGGAGAATGAGGGTCAACAGTCAACAGACAAAATCATACTTTAAAAGTAGCTTCAATATATTTTCACCTTTATTAAATCCATAGAAATACTTCTACTTTTTGTCTGGTTTTTAAGATCACACTGGAAAAAAGACAGTGGTTTTAATTATGTTGTATTTATGTaatagaaaaaaagacacagggACCAGAATAAAAGTTTGGTTTAGAAATGGAGTTCAGCTATAAGAAGAGGCAGATGTAAATTTATTTATAGTAATATATGACATGATTTATAGCCTTGACGAAAAACAATCTACAAAACCAGGTACATCCAtctatgaaaataatcattagtggTGGAGAAGCAGGAATATGAAGCAGGGCTGTAATCACAATACACTTTTGGGGGTACAAGATACCCTCAACACTCAGGAAGTATCAGATTGTCTCCCCCAATATTATATAGCTGTGACCCCTAGGGAGTCCTCAGAGTTATTACAGGATGTCTGCAAaatgattgtttgttttttaaatgtatatatcTAATTAAATATATCTGAAAATACTTATCAACAAGATTTCAACATATTATTGGCAAAGATAATTTGGCCTATctattaataaaacatttaatttacagcaCACAATATTACTGATATGCAAACTGTCACCCATGAATCATTGTGCGATCACTAGCTAGCGCTAAATGTGAGGCAGGCAAATTTGTATTTCCCAGGATGATGAAGacatgacccaccctactctaCCAAAGATTGGCAAGAACTACAAAAGAAATCAGCACAGCAGAATACAGCATGTTTGCAATGTCCAGCAACacttgacacattttttttttatgtaaatgatAGCTCTGATGACTACTGATGACATATCAGTCTTgaagggttgtcccatttcaACTGGAAAGACTTAAACCACCACCACTATTATCTGTGTTCGAAGAGGCAAGGTGGTTCAAGATGGGGACATGGGGACATCTGCTGGCTGCTCAGTTTGCTCACTAAAACAACATTTATACCAGTGAAACAGACAGTTATAAGCGCACATTTTTCCCCGAGAGTGTTTCACCTAGTCCCACCCTGctctgctgtgattggctggtacTTCTCATGCTTTACATGCTCCAGCTCTCTTCCTCATTGGCGACTGACGGCACACAGCTCATGAGGTAAAGGGTTAAGGATGAAGCTAACAACTGGTGTCAGATCCAGTTCATCCTCTGTGACTCCAGGTGGAGGAGTGAAACGAAAGCGCTGAAGGAGGGaggtgaagaagaggaagagctCCATTCTGGCCAGACTCTCTCCCAGACACACCCTGCGACCTGTGAGAGCAAAGCGTTGCAGGGAGTTAAACTGGATCATGTCTTTAGGATTGTGATATATCTATGCACAGTTGTTGTACCTGCAGAAAAGGGCATGAAGGCGTCTTTCCTGATAAATTTACCCTCCTTATCCAGGAAGTGGGAAGGGTTGAAAGTGTGTGGCGTCTCCCATTCGCTCTCATCATACAGGACAGAAGTAAGAAGAGGAAACACAGTAGTCCCCTGCAGCCAAAAGAAGAGAGCAGGTGTACTGTTTAAATTCTCAAAACCAAATGTTTTTGGAGAATAAATTATCTAACAAAAGCAAATGTGCAGTGCGACTGACCTCTTTGATAAAGTAGCCCTGGAAGGTGACGTCTTGGCTGGTTTTGTGAGGAAGGGCCAAGGGGCCAATGTTAGCAAATCTTTGTGACTCATGAATGACAGCATCAGTGTATGGCAGGTTCTTCCTGTCCTCTACTCCAACCTGACGCCTTCCAACCACCctgtccagctcctcctggaccCGGTCTGGACTCACATAAAATTGAGATTAATTTGAAAAGTTAACCCAATTTTATGCAAACAATGTTAACTAAATTTCACCAAGGACGAGCACCTTGAAAATGTGGGTACTTCGCCATAAACAGGAGGCACCACTGAAGTGTATATGCTGTAGTGTCAGTCCCAGCTGTGAGCAGATTCATCACACTGTAGTGAAGGTTGTCGTCATGATAGTGCGAATCCTTGATTTCAGACTCCTGTAACACAGAAAAGAGGGACTGAGTTACTGATCAGTAATATCAGCCAGTTTATTCACTGGAGTCGGACACCTCACCTCCAGATTCATCATACGGGTCAGGAATGCATCAACAAAGCATCTGCACATCTCAGGGTTCAGAGTCTCCTTCAGCTCTGCTATCAAGCGTCTTACGTCATTCCTGTAGTCCTCCCCATTCCTCATCAAAGCCCTCCAGTTTTTAAGACAAGGGCCGAGCCAAGGAAACAGGTTGTATATCTGTAATGGAGCACAATACAAACTatctacagtcaggtccataattatttggacaatgatacagttgtcatcattttggctctgtacaccaccacaatgggttttaaatgaaacaatgaatacctgcttaaagtgcagactctcagctttcatttaaggcttttttcaaaaatgtagtatgaaccgtgtaggaattacaaccatttcttcacacagtcccccaactttaagggctcataagtatttggacaaactaacataatcatcaattaaacagtcagttttaatacttggttgcaaatcctttgcagtcaatgactgcctgaagtgttggacacacaggcatcatcagatgctgggtttcttccctggtgatgctctgccagccctttactgcagccgtctgcacttcctgcttgtgttttgggtgttttgccctttaagcacgtattcattgtttcatttaaaacccattgtggtggtgtacagagccaaaatgatgacaactgtatcattgtccaaataattacggacctgactgtatg from Epinephelus lanceolatus isolate andai-2023 chromosome 18, ASM4190304v1, whole genome shotgun sequence harbors:
- the LOC117268680 gene encoding cytochrome P450 2K1-like, with the translated sequence MIEDLFQSSTSVSLLVAIVGLLVLHLFYSCFSSQDNKREPPGPKPLPLLGNLLHVDLKRLDSSLLNLSKKYGPVFTVYFGQKKVVVLAGYRTVKQALINHAEEFGDRAITPIFYDFNKGHGIIFSNGDSWKEMRRFALTTLRDFGMGKRISEGKIIEECRYLIEEFEQHEGKAFDNSHTINYAASNIISAIMFGKRFEYKDPVFQVMLKRDHETIRLTGSASIQIYNVFPWLGPCLKNWRVLMKNVEDNKEELKSKVAELKETLSPEMCRCFVDAFLIRKMNLEESEIKDSHYHDDNLLYSVLNLFAAGTDTMGYTLQWCLLFMAKYPHFQDRVQEELDRVVGSRQVGVEDRKNLPYTDAVIYESQRLANIVPLAIPHKTSRDVTFQGYFIKEGTTVFPLLTSVLYDESEWETPHTFNPSHFLDKEGKFIRRDAFMPFSAGRRVCLGESLARMELFLFFTSLLQRFRFTPPPGVTEDELDLTPVVGFTLGPSPHELCAVSRQ
- the LOC117267945 gene encoding cytochrome P450 2K1-like — encoded protein: MLEDLFQSSTSVSLLVAIMCLLVLHRFYSSFNSQDNKREPPGPKPLPLLGNLLQLDLKQLDSSLVDLSKKYGPVFTVYFGRKKVVVLAGYRTVKEALVNHTEEFGDREITPIFYDFNKGHGILFSNGDSWKEMRRFALTTLRDFGMGKRISEGKIIEECCYLIEEFEQHEGKAFNNTQAINYAAANIITAIMFGKRFDYRDPVLHTIFDREHESVRLTGSASIQIYNLFPWLGPCLKNWRALMRNGEDYRNDVRRLIAELKETLNPEMCRCFVDAFLTRMMNLEESEIKDSHYHDDNLHYSVMNLLTAGTDTTAYTLQWCLLFMAKYPHFQDRVQEELDRVVGRRQVGVEDRKNLPYTDAVIHESQRFANIGPLALPHKTSQDVTFQGYFIKEGTTVFPLLTSVLYDESEWETPHTFNPSHFLDKEGKFIRKDAFMPFSAGRRVCLGESLARMELFLFFTSLLQRFRFTPPPGVTEDELDLTPVVSFILNPLPHELCAVSRQ